From Candidatus Dormiibacterota bacterium:
GCTGTTCGAGCTGAGCGACCGCGCCTTCGACCGGCGCGTCGTCACTGCGTTCAACGAGGCGTACAAGGCGGGGGCCTTCAAGGCGCCGGAGAAGCCGGCCGCCTACCAGGAAATGTGAGCACGGTCTATCGCGCGGTCCTGTTCGACCTCGACGGCACCCTGACGCCGGTGATCAGCGTCTGGCGGCACATCCACGAGCGGCTGGGGTTGTGGGAGAATGAGGCTCTCCGGCACCAGGAGGCGTTCGAGCGGGGCGACATCTCCTACGAAGAGTTCTGCGCGCGCGACGCCGCGCACTGGAAGGGGATGGCCGAATCCGATTTGAGGGCGATCACGGACGCCATCCCTTACCGGCCCGGCGTGCACGAATGCGTCGCGGTCCTCAAGGAGCAGGGTCTGTTGGTGGGAGTGATCTCCACCGGCCTGACGATCCTGATCGAGAGGGTCATGCATGAGCTCGACCTGGAGTACGCCATCGCCAACCGGCTGGTGACGAAGGCCGGTGTCCTGACCGGCGAGGTGAAGGTGAACGTGGAGCACGGCCGCAAGGGGGAGGCGGTCGATCTGTTCTGCGGGCAGTTCGGGGTCGACTACCGCGAGGTCATCACCGTGGGCGACAGCGACGGCGACATCTCGATGTTCGAGCACTCGGGATTCTCGGTGGCGTTCAACCCGGCGTCCGAGAGCACCGCGCGCGCGGCCTCGGTCGTCGGCCGGGGGGACTCGCTCCTGTCGATCGTCAACCTCTTCCCCCTGGACGCGACGCCGCCGCAGTGAACCCCATTCCGGGACGGAGAGAACACCGCCATGAGCGATGAAACACAGGGAGGACTGGACCGCGGCGCGGTCAAGTGGGCCCTCAAGGACGCCCTGGACGAGCTCTTAGGGCTGAGCGACGTGCGCATGGCGTCGCGCTACGAGGGAGGCTCGATCATCCTCAAGCCGGGGAAGTCGGAGGCGCAGGAGAAGGCGATCCCGATCGAGGTCTTCTTCCACAAGATCATCATGGCGCGCGATCGCCTGCGCGTCCTGGAGCAGAAGATCAACGCCCACCCGAAGCTGAGCGACGAAGACAAGGTGGAGCTGCAGCAGTACATCACGCGTGTCTATGGGTCGCTCACCTCGTTCAACGTCCTCTTCAAGGACAAGGATGACTGGTTCATCGGGGCCCGTTCGACCGAAGGGTCCTGAGGCGGAGGATCGCGTGCTGCCGACCCGGCGTCAGAAGGAGATCCTGGAGGCGCTGCGCTCCCTCGGCGCGGAGCGCGGGCGCACCCCGACGCTGGCGGAGATCGCCGGCCGTGCAGGGCTCGCTTCGGTCTCGACCGTCCACAAGCACCTCCGGCTCCTGGAGGAGCGGGGTCTCCTGAAGCGCCGTCGCCGGGGCCGTCGTCGGGGGGTGGATCTCCTGCCCGCGGCGCGGAGCGGTTCCGCCGTCGACGTGCCCCTTCTCGGCCGGATCGTCGCGGGGCGGCCGATCGAGACGATCGCCGAGAAGCGCACGGTCGCACTGCCGAAAGACCTGGCGCGCGGCGGACGCACCTACGTCCTGCAGGTCAAAGGGGACTCGATGACGGGGGAGCAGATCCTGGACGGCGACTATGTCGTCGTCGAGGAGCGCGCCACGCCGCGCAACGGCGAGGTCGTCGTGGCCCTCGTCGACGGCCGGGAAGCGACCCTGAAGACGTATCGCCGTGAGCGGGGGAGAGTCCGCCTGGTCCCGGCCCATCCCTCCATGAAGCCGATCGTGGTGCGGCCGGAGTCCCTGCGGGTGCAGGGGATCGTCTCGGGACTCCTGCGCCGCTACGCCTGATCCGGCCCGCGGGCCGGAAAGCTCAGGGACAGGGAGAGACGTTCGGCCGGGCGGCGCCGCTCGAGGCCCGGCCCAGGCTCCCTTCGCCTGGGGGATTGCGGGCCGTGACCATGTAGAAGTAGCCGGTCCCCGCCGAGGGCGTGGCCGCGTCGATATCCGCGGGAGAGGCAAGCCCGGCGTCGAGGCAGCCGCCGTACCGGTCCGCCGCCCCGTCGCCGTCGGTGTCCACGAACGACCCCAGGCCGCCACGGTAGACGTTGTACGCGGCGGCCCCCGCGAGCGCGTCCCACGCGAGGTGCGTGGCGTCGCCGAACACCTGATTCAGGACCTCGCCGGAGTCCTGGGTGGCGAAGTTCGGCGAGCCGAGGTCGTATCCTCCCTGGGCGTTCGGCATGAAGATCAGCAGGGAGCCGTTCGTGTCGTTGGCGTGGCGCAGCGCGTTCCCCCCGCCGACGCTCGCCGACTGGGCGAACTCGAAGTGCTCGAAGATCGCCTGGCCCGCGGACCCCGAATAGGGGAGCTGCCGCGTGATGTCGATCTGCGCGAACGGCTCCGTCCCGTCCCCGCCCGGGCTGATTCCCGTGATCCCCCACCAGGCGCTGACGAAGCGGTTCTGGATCTCGATCCGTCCGCTCCTGAACAGCCGCACGACCGCCGTGCAGCTCTTGGTGGTCAGGGTGACCGGTATCCCGAGATAGATGAACTCCATCCGATCGTTCTGCGGGTTGGTCCCGTCGGGCACGAATGTCCAGAAGACGTCGAGCGGTCCGCCGGACCGTCCGCGGTTATCGGCGCCCGGATCGAGGTCGCTGAGCGGAAACGCGATCCGCGGCGGCACGGACACAC
This genomic window contains:
- a CDS encoding HAD family phosphatase; protein product: MSTVYRAVLFDLDGTLTPVISVWRHIHERLGLWENEALRHQEAFERGDISYEEFCARDAAHWKGMAESDLRAITDAIPYRPGVHECVAVLKEQGLLVGVISTGLTILIERVMHELDLEYAIANRLVTKAGVLTGEVKVNVEHGRKGEAVDLFCGQFGVDYREVITVGDSDGDISMFEHSGFSVAFNPASESTARAASVVGRGDSLLSIVNLFPLDATPPQ
- the lexA gene encoding transcriptional repressor LexA encodes the protein MLPTRRQKEILEALRSLGAERGRTPTLAEIAGRAGLASVSTVHKHLRLLEERGLLKRRRRGRRRGVDLLPAARSGSAVDVPLLGRIVAGRPIETIAEKRTVALPKDLARGGRTYVLQVKGDSMTGEQILDGDYVVVEERATPRNGEVVVALVDGREATLKTYRRERGRVRLVPAHPSMKPIVVRPESLRVQGIVSGLLRRYA